The Prunus dulcis chromosome 3, ALMONDv2, whole genome shotgun sequence genome segment TATAATTTGTGGCGAATCGAGTGGTAGCTGGACGAATAATTTCTCCTTTGCAAAATTCACGCATCTTTGCCAACAACCAACCGTGATTGTAAATATAATTTGTGATCGTTCTAGCTCTTTTTATGACATTGGaaatattctctctcttccccatTGCCTCAAACATGAGATCAATACAATGTGCTGCACATGATGTCCAAAATACATTATGATGCTTCATTAACTTTTTTCCGGCTTTGACAAATGCAGAACCGTTGTCGGTCACGACTTGGACAACATTATGCTCTCCCACCTCCATGATCACATCCCTCAATAGTTTGTAAATATACTTGTAGTTCTTTATATGGTCTGAAGCATCAACAGacttcaaaaaaattgtctttccctTTGAGTATACCATGAAGTTTATGATAGACAATCTGGTCGGGCCAGTCCATCCGTCACACATGATTGTGCAACCATTAGTTTCCCACTTTGACCTCAACTTGTTGACATACTCGCTAATGTCTTTATACTCCATTTccaaatatttgtttcttaCCTCATAGGGAGTAGGAGGTTGTACTCCAACACTGGCCTGTTGACATCCCAATACCATATTTTTGAAATGATGTGATGATGCCTTCTCAGTAGGGACATTGTCATAGATAAAGAATTTGCTAATTAGACGCCCCATTCCCTCCTTCACATTACCTCCAGCGAAATAACTCCAAACACTCTTTTGGCGTGCTTTGgatgatttatataaacttgGGGCCATTGGTGGTGTTGGTTGTGATTCCCTAACACTTGCTCCCCGTCTCATCTGTGCACCACCACTTGTCCCGAAAACTTGTGCTCTATTAGGAAGTTTGTGGAGGTGTTCTCTTTCCCATGCTGACTGTTTGGAGGCACGTAATGCTTGTTTAAAATTGCGTCGCTCTTCAGGTCCCATGTCATCATCATATTCATCctcatcgtcatcatcatcactgtCAACTGCTTGGCCAATGACTTCTCCTCGTAGTCCAGCTCGAATATTTTCTATTCcatgtgttttcttttcctggtgttgtttattttttaacaatgtgGTGATGAATGCCTTCACTTCTGGGGGAACACTATCGCATCGTTGGACATTATTTCCTGGATCTAATCCACTAAGATGATACTTAAGTCGTGTCACTCCACCACTCTTCATTACCCGACCA includes the following:
- the LOC117621726 gene encoding uncharacterized protein LOC117621726, translating into MSSGVVKRDPAWEHGDPIDGNKNGSICKYCGRVMKSGGVTRLKYHLSGLDPGNNVQRCDSVPPEVKAFITTLLKNKQHQEKKTHGIENIRAGLRGEVIGQAVDSDDDDDEDEYDDDMGPEERRNFKQALRASKQSAWEREHLHKLPNRAQVFGTSGGAQMRRGASVRESQPTPPMAPSLYKSSKARQKSVWSYFAGGNVKEGMGRLISKFFIYDNVPTEKASSHHFKNMVLGCQQASVGVQPPTPYEVRNKYLEMEYKDISEYVNKLRSKWETNGCTIMCDGWTGPTRLSIINFMVYSKGKTIFLKSVDASDHIKNYKYIYKLLRDVIMEVGEHNVVQVVTDNGSAFVKAGKKLMKHHNVFWTSCAAHCIDLMFEAMGKRENISNVIKRARTITNYIYNHGWLLAKMREFCKGEIIRPATTRFATNYIALDSLLKKKSGLKQLFTSEDWANHNFSRSNAGRMVESIVLDHSFWTQSEHVCQVFEPLYKVLRIVDTEVYPTMGAIYELMRVVKEELEKKHGARWVIKIIDDRWYKTLYHDLHAAAYYLNPRYQYRPGVGDDGTLIRAVHKVYSKLDPASPAVGQFGNELTWFKDARRTFGEPTSVAARTKMSPNHVDRGDPLDVFDIAAEDDDTEGNQLYQWIRPLHLDDDEGNPALRVAEEARNEGINVERVLEEEVGSSSADSLEELLRPRPRNKGIPPSSNPTQPQDPADTNDSSSTRSRDSPTTGGGNDEGYSGAGGSGGYGNYVGPSPEFMSPFTGEANFTHATQDEDHGSRGQDQDLVP